The genomic window tcatgtgcatattatgacatcctgcatcaaattatgacttctatatgtaggatgtcataatatggcgcaggatgtcataatatgattcaTAAAATCATAATATGAAAAAAGTATTTTTATCCAACCATTTTCAACGTGCATGTAATGCGCGTAgctttattttttcgtttgaaaattttgaatgacgaaaatatctctatttttttaaaaaaaattatgacatcctatattatattatgacatcatgtaaacaaaaattataactttctgaATGCAGGATATCATggatatagaatgtcataatttttttaaagaattaaaatattttcatcattcaaaattttaaataaaaaaataaaattataaatattaaatatatattagtaAATAATGACTACATGAATCAATCGAATAAAATGATGTTTCTTAGCCTGAATTTTCTATACCGTCCGTGATATGCAAAGAATTTTTCGAGATGCTAATGCATTCAATGGCAAAACATGAGCTGACCCATACTTCTGTACTCTTGGTACCCTAACACCTTGATAAGGGCAACCGTACATAAAGCACAGACCCCTCTAACAAGAAGGGAGCAGTATGAGCTCTATAATCATCCCCTTCAAGTCTTGTCCCTAGCCACAATTTGGGCTTATTTGACCGTCGTTCTCATCTATTTTTTTGTAAGGGTTGCCTCCGGACTTATCGCAAGCCTTTTCAAATTCTTCGTTACCATGGGCGCTTCATCTTTGCAAAGTTTTAGTATCCCCATGACATGACGAACTTGTAACCAAAACAAAAAGAAACCATAATAAACTATGAAAATGAGATCAAATCCAGGCCAGACAGCAATCGAGTCTAGTCGAACAAGATACGGATCCGATCAAATATGTGATCATTTAGAAATCTATCAATTCATATCCAACATGTCTATTAAACTGATCAAAAATCTAGATTTAAATCTGACCATTTTATTAAGCATTTAATGTAACTCCACCTATAATGAATTGAAACAAATTAGGTGGATTAAGCATTAAGCATCACCATGAGGGCAACTTTAAAGATACCTGAAACCTCAGCCCTTTCCAGCTTCCAACAAGACTCTATtccttatatcaaaaaaaaaaaaaaaaaaaaaaaacaacaacaacaaaacaaAGATTCCATTCCTTATGACCGCAATAATGGAACAATAAACAGAATGCTTACCATGGGTTCGTTATTGTTTCCACCGCCCAAAGAAAAGACAACATAGCGATCACATGCCTGCAATGGTACTCGCATCCCATGTCCAAATCTCTGAGCAGCTCTCTCTGCAAGTCTTCTGATACTATTATTGGACGTCTAAAAGTGGaaaatcaataaagaaagataCATACAAAAGATCTCAATCTTATGCCATGGATCTCCTACaccaaaaagaagaaaacaagagAACAGTGtaggaaattaattaaatcttcatgAACAACAGGCCTAATTAACATCATGGTTCCATTCACATCAATCTAAGTTTGTAGTCATAcctaaaaacaaaagaaaaataccaatAGTAGATGGACTATGTCTAGGTGCAATGCTGTCAATCACTTGAAACTAGTGAGGTCTTTTCCAGCCTCATGGATTTGATTCCATTCCCAAAGATTGTCTGAAATGGTTGCCAATGACATGGGCAGCCCATCGAGGGGAAGCAGCTGGGGCTGCGAGGGCATTGTTATGAACTGACTGGTTTGGTTGAAGTAGCCTTGGTGGCAGCCTACCATTTTATTGAACTCATCGGCGATGGCCATAGAAGAAGTAGCTGAAGGGAGGAGTGTGCTTGTTGGTATCAGCGTATTTGATGAGTTCAGTGAAGTCCCATCTTCTTTGAGTGGAGCTGTCATGTTGGATACTGGAGGTATTGCACTGTAAACTGATATGTTGTTTGTGCTGCTGTAAACTCCTCCTTCATGGATCTTCTCTATCTCTGATGAGGAGGAATCTCCTGCGAGTGCCGTGAACAAGGATGATGGTTGGTAAAATCTCTTGTACTTTTTATCAGGTCTGGTAGGTTTGGAGGATGGCTTGTGCATGACGGGGAGATGGTCTTCAATCCCACCTCTCTTGTAGACTCGGCAAAGTGAGATTTCAGTCTGAAAAGAGAGAGAGCAATAGAAACAGTAGTAAACCACtctaaagagaaggaaagaagatgtaaagaagaaggagagcaatTATTTAAGGAGTGTTTGGGATAGCCAAAGAGAATTTTCATTATAGAAAGCAAAATTTTCCACGGGAATAGCATCTAGGTTCATGGGGCAAGAGAATGCCAGGAAGCAAGTATCAGTAATAGCCTAATAGGGCCAATTACTACCGTCATCTCACTTTGTTGGCATCTTTCACCAAGGTCTTCCCCTTGTTGGAGGTCCAAGTTCAAGcccatgtattttttattttttatttaaaaaaaaagtctcAGAAATAAGACTAGaagttttttttgtgtgtgtgaagTACGATTGGCACGTAACGAGGTTTCAACTCACTTGCAGTGTTTATGTTCTAAATTTTTAGGGTTGTAATATGGATGACTAATCTCCTAAAGAAGGTTTGCAGTTCAATTACCAAAAAGAACGAGTTTGCAGTTCATTTTTTTATATCATGAATCATGTCATGCTATTTTTCCCCTACTGTTCAAGACTATGAGGGATCAAAACCCCATGGCCGTTCTCGCTAGACCCAATAATATTGCATACAAGAATTTCTAGCAGTTACCTTGTGATACCGATCAGTTTCACTCTGCGGCAAACGGTACTCATGCATGATCCAGCTTGATCGAATGCCTTTGGGTGCCTTCCCGGAGTAGAAGACGAGAGTTTTCTTCAGCCCGATGGGTCTCGAATTCTCCGACCGAATCATCCGGTCAGCCCCAGTAGCCTTCCAGTAGCCTGAGATTGTCACCCGGTTTGGCCTATCACCATTCCGATACTTTCGATCTCTAGGAACATAAAAGAACCATTCCTTCTCTCCAATTGCAGCCAGTGCTGAAAAGAAGAACACTTCTGCAAATCAGTAGACTAAGATTTGAATCAAGAGCAGTCCAATTCTCATGGTTATGTCTGCATGGCatctaaaattctaaatcttCAAAGAGATGGAGAATTCCAGGGGAAGGAGGCTATCAAACCAGGAAGCTCCCATGGGTCATAGCGGTAGAGGTCGAGGAAGGTGATAAGTTCTACATTGAAGTGCTTCCCCTCAACCTTACGGCGGAGGTAGAACTCAATGATCTCCTCCTCGGTGGGGTGGAAGCGAAAGCCCGGCATCACTAGGTCGTGCTCGTGCTCATCCTTTTCATCTTCGGCGCTCATCGCTGCTGGAATTGCCATAAAATGAAGGACACTAGAATCATCAGTCTCTTCACCCTCAACCTATACCCTTCCTATACTTGCTTACAAGTGGTGGCTATCAAATGGATTGGTGCAAGTGGTGGAGAAGATAATTTGGAGGACGAGTTACTATTAATTGTGATTGATATTAGACAACTACTAGTACACTATTTTTTTCTATTCTCTGAAAAGAGGGGAGAAGaagggaaaagaagagaagagaaggaaagaTGGAGGGTTAGTATAAAGATATCATGACCTCAGTGGTGAGGGCCTACATGGATGGAGGGTTGCATGCAGCGTTAAAAGATGTGAAAGAGACTTTCCAAGCTGAGGACAGCTTGACGGTGGCATCTTAGAGTTGATTGGCTCTCTGAATGTCTCTGCCCTTCTAGTCTTGAAGTCTTGGCATTTCTACAAGTATATATTTTTCTGTTTTTCTTCCTGCTTTTTGACTGCTGCTACTCTTTCAACTCATGATTTACAAACCTGCAACTCTGCTAGTATTTTTAACTGTATCTTTCCATATGAACTTCCATTCTCCATGTATGGGCCCACAAACCATAGATATAACTACGTCTACATCCATTCCCACCGATTTGGGTGGCTAAGCCTCCCTtatatcagaaaaataataataataatcaacagaaaaaaaaaactataatctACAGACTCATTGGTGTATCACATTTAGGCATTTGAACATGTCACTATCTACATGAAAATTAACATTTAGCATCTTCATTCAAAGTATCACACACGCGCGCGCATGCACATGgaagtatgtatgtatatgtatgcatatatcatgcatgtatacatacatacatgctcaCATGCAAATATAAGTATGTCTGTATGTCCTCTCTGTACTTATTTCTTAACCATGGAAAGAATGAAAATAAGCCTAGATCCCTTGCAAAATACttgtcaaattatttttttttcttcttttttttttttttaattgaaggcCAAAGGATTTTTTCTTGCATCACATCTCTCAAAGCTTTTGAGACATGTCTAGAATTGGTTTAAAATCATGCTCAAAGTTATCTTTTATTAGGCTTCATCTACACAATCATAAAAAAGGATGAAAATGATTGTGAATGCGGGAGATTAAAATGCCATGAAAGTTTAAAGGATGTAATTAAAGATAACTTTCTACCAAAATAAAAAGGTACTTGTGTATTTCTGCAGAAGTGAGTAGGTAAGCTTAAAAACACCAACAACAAAATAACATTGATTATTtcccaaaagaaaaaaacaaatgaCATCAGTTACTCGATCCATAACTTTCTGCTAAAAAAAGTTACTCCACAACTTGCaagagttcttttttttttttcccttttcctgAAAGATACACAAGAATAATTATAAGATGTACAAATTACTAGATTGGAACCAAAAATTCATAAGGTCATTAATAACATGAATATTTGAAGTTAATTCCGATAATTCAGAGAACATTATGGTTATTATCTTAGATGTATTCCCCAGTCTCTAGGCAATTCATAAAACTCCCTGTAGTGACAAAAATGAATGCGTTATAAATGTGTAAGGTCAGAGGAGTTTGTGTAACAATGTATCTGGATATGGCTAGGAGAAAAGGTTTCTTTTATACATGTGGGGCTGGGGAAAAATTTGCTGTTATGTATGGTGAAAGTTTTGGAGTCAAGTGAAACCTGTGACCACTTTTTGTAATGAAGACAAACAAGACCAGTGACTCTTTATCctgttttcttccttcttctgtcTTTCGACATCCATCGCACTTCACAATCTGCCTAATGAGCCCTTTTTGCATTGGATGAGCTCAACTCAAGTTGGTTTCAAGGAGCATTTCCGCAGCCCCATCTCCTTGCTTGATGATTCTGTCTCCTCTCCTTTTTCACCCCTTATACGTCCATGAAACCTCTATCTCTTCATGCACAATCCTATTGGCTCTTTCTTAGGGAAAAGATGGACCATGCCTTATTAGACTGCTAGCTAGCCAAGCATATGTGTCCTTCGAGGAATCATGGAAGACTCCAAACTGTCACCATGAAACAATTGCATCCTTAATTTTatgtgttgggggatacccaccgaccgaccgactaacggccgaccgactggcggtccgaccgactggcggcccgaccgaccgactggcggcccgaccgaccgactccgacggacgactccgactggccgatagaccgaccgatcgtcggtcgggacgaccgactgacggatgccatcagcggctaacaaccgccattcaacggtccatcgccgactggggatatgtcgggcgtatccatcccgaccgactgaacccagaggtccgatggccgactcacgtgaaactcgccgaccgacaGAGGAACctgacgccactctgctggccaccg from Elaeis guineensis isolate ETL-2024a chromosome 9, EG11, whole genome shotgun sequence includes these protein-coding regions:
- the LOC140851719 gene encoding transcription factor JUNGBRUNNEN 1-like isoform X2 → MAIPAAMSAEDEKDEHEHDLVMPGFRFHPTEEEIIEFYLRRKVEGKHFNVELITFLDLYRYDPWELPALAAIGEKEWFFYVPRDRKYRNGDRPNRVTISGYWKATGADRMIRSENSRPIGLKKTLVFYSGKAPKGIRSSWIMHEYRLPQSETDRYHKTEISLCRVYKRGGIEDHLPVMHKPSSKPTRPDKKYKRFYQPSSLFTALAGDSSSSEIEKIHEGGVYSSTNNISVYSAIPPVSNMTAPLKEDGTSLNSSNTLIPTSTLLPSATSSMAIADEFNKMVGCHQGYFNQTSQFITMPSQPQLLPLDGLPMSLATISDNLWEWNQIHEAGKDLTSFK
- the LOC140851719 gene encoding protein ATAF2-like isoform X1: MAIPAAMSAEDEKDEHEHDLVMPGFRFHPTEEEIIEFYLRRKVEGKHFNVELITFLDLYRYDPWELPEVFFFSALAAIGEKEWFFYVPRDRKYRNGDRPNRVTISGYWKATGADRMIRSENSRPIGLKKTLVFYSGKAPKGIRSSWIMHEYRLPQSETDRYHKTEISLCRVYKRGGIEDHLPVMHKPSSKPTRPDKKYKRFYQPSSLFTALAGDSSSSEIEKIHEGGVYSSTNNISVYSAIPPVSNMTAPLKEDGTSLNSSNTLIPTSTLLPSATSSMAIADEFNKMVGCHQGYFNQTSQFITMPSQPQLLPLDGLPMSLATISDNLWEWNQIHEAGKDLTSFK